One Candidatus Finniella inopinata genomic window carries:
- a CDS encoding 3-deoxy-D-manno-octulosonic acid transferase, translated as MFFFFFLYRFLSLATSPFICLWLRYRLRLGLEEKSRLTERYGISSLPRLTGRLIWIHAASVGETVSLVPLLKLYKENYPDHTLLLTTTTVTACRIAKERLNGVCVHQYIPFDVSMWAHRFLKFWQPSLAIFTESELWPNLIWHTKRQGIPLILLNARLSDRSYRRWRRFRFLSKALLGKFEICLAPSETIAHRLGQLGAPRIQLSPHLKFAAEPLPVNLEKLERFQSLTVGRSVWVAASTHPGEEKILLNAHQVLRRKFEDLLLILVPRHPDRAQEVRQVCDDVGETACLYSGQEPDGKTSILIGDTIGDLGLFFRLSKIVFIGGSLVPTGGHNPIEPALLKCAVLYGPHHYNFREVCEVLRDVTFPIDNDQELVTMVSHLLEDKHAAPEIGQRAFDRVQSQAQSLQGLVKLLGTYAKS; from the coding sequence ATGTTTTTTTTCTTTTTTCTTTATCGTTTCTTATCACTGGCTACCTCGCCTTTTATATGTTTATGGCTTCGCTATCGGCTGCGTCTGGGGTTAGAGGAAAAAAGCCGTCTAACTGAACGGTATGGCATATCTTCTTTGCCAAGGCTAACGGGCCGGTTGATTTGGATCCATGCAGCCAGCGTTGGAGAAACAGTTTCTCTGGTGCCATTATTAAAACTTTACAAAGAGAATTACCCCGATCACACGCTGCTTTTAACGACGACTACCGTAACCGCCTGCAGAATCGCCAAGGAACGCCTGAATGGGGTCTGTGTTCACCAATACATTCCCTTTGATGTCAGCATGTGGGCACATCGATTTTTAAAATTTTGGCAGCCAAGCCTTGCCATTTTTACAGAATCAGAATTATGGCCTAACCTTATTTGGCATACCAAACGACAAGGCATTCCGTTGATTTTATTGAATGCGCGTTTATCTGATCGCAGCTACCGACGCTGGCGCCGGTTCCGATTCCTCTCTAAGGCCTTGCTTGGAAAGTTTGAGATTTGTTTGGCCCCTTCTGAGACAATTGCTCATCGCCTTGGGCAATTGGGCGCGCCCAGAATACAATTGTCCCCACATTTGAAGTTTGCAGCCGAACCATTACCTGTAAACCTTGAAAAACTTGAAAGATTCCAATCCCTTACTGTTGGGCGTTCTGTATGGGTCGCAGCCAGCACCCATCCGGGTGAAGAAAAGATCTTGTTGAATGCCCACCAAGTTTTAAGAAGGAAATTTGAAGACCTATTGCTGATTTTGGTTCCGCGTCACCCCGATCGCGCCCAAGAAGTCCGTCAAGTTTGTGATGACGTTGGTGAGACGGCCTGCCTTTATAGCGGCCAAGAACCTGATGGAAAAACCAGTATTTTAATTGGCGACACCATTGGTGACTTAGGTTTATTTTTTCGGTTATCAAAGATTGTTTTCATTGGTGGCAGTTTGGTGCCAACAGGGGGGCACAACCCTATTGAACCCGCCTTGTTAAAATGCGCGGTTTTATATGGGCCGCATCATTATAACTTTCGGGAGGTTTGCGAGGTATTAAGGGATGTGACTTTCCCCATTGATAATGATCAAGAATTGGTGACGATGGTATCCCACTTACTGGAAGACAAACACGCCGCACCAGAAATTGGCCAAAGGGCATTTGATCGGGTTCAAAGTCAGGCCCAGTCGTTGCAGGGATTGGTAAAACTATTGGGTACGTATGCTAAATCTTAA
- a CDS encoding extracellular solute-binding protein encodes MLNLKKLRAVVLCLFLTFSITSIHAQNSPPQNGIATFGQLKYPADFQHFDYVNPNAPKGGKITLGQLGTFDSLNPYIIKGTVPEGILRCHATLLAPSYDEVASYYGYVATLVELAVDGRGVTFHLNPKACFSDGQLITTEDVAFSFEILGQHGKPFWQNIYKNVLKVERISAHKIKFTFEKNKARELIANLAQLPILCKKFYQTHPFHETSLTTAPCSGPYVLETLEAGRSITYRRVQNWWGENVPSQRGLYNFDVIKVDFYRDPNVMLQAFKNGQIDIRMEISSKNWATEYTFSAFKQGKVKKKPLYGHKVSYGSYGLYFNTRRSIFADRHVRMALSEIFNFEWANNNLFYNLNHRNNSYFPNFPFAADGVPLGQERKLLEPFKDQLPPQLFTKPFELPIHKTQKDWEESRIKALSLLRKAGWVLENQKLIHAKTHNPFAFEFLIQTPTVQKIAIHFQNCLKVIGIEMRITLVDTSIYQERYDKHDYDTILHTLPQRQTLGTEQRGMWSSEAAGKPGTQNVVGIRNPVVDDLVEQLVESPDYETMVATAKALDRVLLWNYYMIPAWQMNFMPWVVWDRFGFPEPMCPPYMPTSIDTWWLDPEKSRS; translated from the coding sequence ATGCTAAATCTTAAGAAGTTAAGAGCAGTCGTCCTTTGCCTGTTCCTAACCTTTTCCATCACTTCCATACATGCCCAGAATTCGCCTCCGCAAAACGGTATCGCGACCTTTGGTCAATTGAAATATCCTGCCGATTTTCAACATTTTGATTATGTAAACCCAAACGCGCCCAAAGGTGGAAAAATCACGCTGGGGCAGCTGGGAACGTTCGACAGCCTAAACCCGTATATTATCAAGGGGACAGTTCCAGAGGGCATTTTGCGCTGTCATGCCACCTTATTGGCGCCATCGTACGATGAGGTGGCCAGTTATTATGGGTATGTGGCAACCTTAGTTGAATTGGCTGTGGACGGCAGGGGTGTGACTTTTCATTTAAACCCAAAGGCCTGCTTTAGCGATGGTCAACTTATCACAACAGAGGATGTTGCGTTTAGCTTTGAGATTTTGGGCCAACATGGGAAACCATTCTGGCAAAACATCTATAAAAACGTTTTAAAGGTTGAAAGAATTTCTGCCCATAAAATCAAATTTACTTTCGAGAAAAACAAAGCTCGAGAGCTGATTGCAAATTTAGCCCAATTGCCAATTTTGTGTAAAAAGTTTTACCAAACCCATCCCTTTCACGAAACCAGTTTAACCACTGCTCCATGCAGTGGTCCCTATGTCCTTGAGACCCTAGAGGCGGGTCGCTCAATTACCTATCGACGTGTACAGAATTGGTGGGGAGAAAACGTACCCAGTCAACGGGGATTGTATAATTTTGACGTCATTAAGGTTGATTTTTACCGGGACCCCAACGTGATGCTTCAGGCTTTTAAAAATGGGCAAATTGACATTCGCATGGAAATTTCGTCGAAAAATTGGGCCACAGAATACACCTTTTCAGCTTTTAAACAGGGCAAAGTCAAAAAGAAACCTTTGTATGGTCATAAGGTCAGCTATGGAAGCTATGGTCTTTATTTCAATACGCGCAGATCCATATTCGCCGATCGTCATGTGCGCATGGCTTTAAGTGAAATATTTAATTTCGAATGGGCCAATAACAATTTGTTTTATAACTTAAATCATCGCAACAACAGTTACTTCCCCAATTTCCCTTTTGCAGCTGACGGGGTTCCCCTTGGGCAGGAGCGTAAATTGTTAGAACCATTTAAAGATCAATTGCCGCCACAATTATTTACAAAGCCTTTTGAGCTGCCCATTCATAAAACGCAAAAAGATTGGGAAGAATCACGTATCAAAGCCCTCAGTCTCCTTCGAAAAGCAGGCTGGGTTCTTGAAAATCAAAAGCTGATCCATGCCAAAACCCACAATCCTTTCGCCTTTGAATTCTTGATTCAAACCCCCACTGTTCAAAAAATTGCCATCCATTTTCAAAACTGCCTAAAGGTTATTGGTATTGAGATGCGAATTACACTTGTTGACACATCGATCTATCAAGAACGGTATGACAAGCATGATTATGATACGATCTTACACACCCTTCCCCAACGACAAACCCTGGGCACAGAACAACGCGGCATGTGGTCAAGCGAGGCCGCTGGCAAACCAGGAACACAGAACGTAGTAGGCATTCGAAACCCGGTTGTTGACGATTTGGTTGAGCAATTGGTTGAGTCGCCAGATTATGAGACCATGGTGGCAACAGCTAAGGCATTGGATCGCGTTTTGTTGTGGAATTATTATATGATCCCAGCCTGGCAGATGAATTTCATGCCCTGGGTTGTTTGGGACCGTTTCGGGTTTCCCGAACCCATGTGTCCACCGTATATGCCAACATCCATTGACACTTGGTGGCTTGATCCTGAAAAGAGTCGCTCTTAA
- the fabD gene encoding ACP S-malonyltransferase, which yields MSVSFVFPGQGSQSVGMGREFIETFPIARHVMQEVEDSLSQKLTQLILEGPIDTLTLTENAQPALLAVSMAVLKTIEKESGKSVAELASHLAGHSLGEYSALCAAGVFSVSQAVKLVRLRGLEMQKATPLGQGAMAAILGLELETVESLLNDLQEPSHLCVIANDNSPGQVVISGHFDAVNQAMEKATKAGAKRAILLPVSAPFHSPLMEPAALVMRQALEETDLKPPSLPVIVNVTAMPVVGKTVLPGLLAQQITGRVRWRESVQTLSQLGCQHVIEIGAGKVLTGLNKRIDPSLQTSSINTPKDLEEFLQDIQL from the coding sequence ATGTCTGTATCTTTTGTTTTTCCGGGTCAAGGTTCTCAATCTGTTGGAATGGGTCGTGAGTTTATAGAGACGTTCCCCATAGCGCGCCATGTTATGCAAGAGGTTGAGGATAGCCTGTCGCAAAAGCTGACGCAGCTTATTCTAGAGGGGCCGATCGATACGTTAACGCTAACGGAAAACGCTCAACCAGCGCTTTTGGCGGTTAGCATGGCTGTTTTAAAAACTATAGAAAAAGAAAGCGGTAAATCTGTTGCCGAACTGGCATCTCATTTGGCTGGCCATTCCTTAGGCGAATACAGCGCCCTATGTGCAGCGGGAGTTTTCAGCGTCTCCCAGGCTGTCAAACTGGTACGATTAAGGGGGTTGGAAATGCAAAAGGCAACTCCCCTAGGCCAAGGAGCCATGGCAGCAATTCTTGGTTTAGAATTGGAAACTGTCGAAAGTTTGTTAAATGACCTTCAAGAGCCGTCGCACCTGTGTGTTATTGCCAACGATAATTCCCCTGGTCAAGTGGTGATAAGTGGTCACTTTGATGCCGTCAACCAGGCCATGGAAAAGGCAACAAAAGCCGGAGCCAAGCGAGCCATTCTACTGCCCGTCAGTGCACCATTCCACAGCCCCCTCATGGAACCAGCCGCCCTCGTAATGCGCCAAGCTTTAGAGGAAACCGACCTAAAGCCCCCTTCCCTTCCCGTTATTGTTAACGTAACAGCGATGCCTGTTGTTGGTAAAACCGTGCTACCGGGCTTGTTAGCCCAACAAATTACGGGTCGTGTCCGGTGGAGGGAAAGTGTTCAAACCCTTTCCCAGCTTGGTTGCCAACATGTGATTGAAATTGGTGCTGGTAAAGTTTTAACCGGTCTTAACAAACGCATTGATCCATCCTTACAAACCAGCAGCATTAATACGCCAAAGGATTTGGAAGAGTTCTTACAAGATATTCAGCTGTAG
- the fabG gene encoding 3-oxoacyl-[acyl-carrier-protein] reductase: MFSLNSYTALVTGATGGIGQAIAHALAAQGARVALSGTRQNVLEEVASQLQAQYGTKPIVLPCSLTDANSLEALLPEAEEKMGKVDILVNNAGITRDSLAIRLKDEDWQQVLDVNLTACFRLCRSALKAMMKRRYGRIINISSVVGTTGNAGQANYCASKAGMVGLSKALALEVATRGITINCVAPGFIESDMTTGLPDLVKEKIISNVPVKRMGTPQEIASAVVYLASAEASYITGHTLHVNGGMNMI, encoded by the coding sequence ATGTTTTCCTTAAATTCCTACACAGCCCTGGTCACAGGTGCCACGGGTGGCATTGGCCAAGCTATTGCCCACGCGTTGGCGGCACAAGGTGCTCGGGTGGCCTTGTCTGGAACACGTCAAAATGTTTTGGAGGAAGTAGCTTCCCAACTTCAAGCCCAGTATGGCACCAAACCCATTGTTCTTCCCTGCTCTTTAACTGATGCTAATTCTCTTGAGGCTCTACTTCCAGAGGCTGAAGAAAAAATGGGCAAGGTTGATATTTTGGTAAACAATGCAGGCATCACACGCGATAGCTTGGCCATACGGTTAAAGGATGAAGATTGGCAACAAGTTTTAGACGTCAACTTAACGGCTTGTTTTCGGTTATGTCGGTCGGCCCTTAAGGCGATGATGAAACGTCGATATGGACGCATTATCAACATAAGTTCGGTTGTTGGCACCACAGGCAATGCAGGTCAGGCGAATTATTGCGCCTCTAAGGCTGGAATGGTTGGGTTATCAAAGGCTCTTGCCTTAGAAGTTGCCACCCGCGGCATTACAATTAACTGTGTCGCACCGGGTTTTATCGAATCTGATATGACCACAGGACTTCCAGATTTAGTTAAAGAAAAAATTATTAGCAATGTCCCAGTAAAACGCATGGGCACCCCACAAGAAATTGCAAGTGCCGTCGTTTACTTAGCTAGTGCCGAAGCCAGCTATATCACAGGTCACACCTTGCATGTTAATGGGGGCATGAACATGATTTGA
- a CDS encoding pyridoxal-phosphate dependent enzyme: protein MACKTSGLSGFDDFSNVTAQNILSVITKDKICEASDLIGRSVNRTPLLETPWLSQKIQGTVHLKLENMQVAGSCKARGVYLKLLSLTAEQKERGVITISTGNHALGVAHQAQLMGIKTTIVMPENTPFSKVESLRQYGVSVILQGKHMPQSRDFAMQLIKTHGYTMIHPFDDPYIITGQGTVGLEVMQQASNLDTLIVPVGGGAFAAGICIAAKAINPQIHIIGVQSEFCPATAEILFPNSMPTERCFATKSLAESMNVQFPGELALSVLAEHLDDCIVIPEKYIELAVGSLIDRSKIVAEGAGALGVACLLYAPELFHHKRVGAFISGGNIDAKDLATVLSKSHKDKGCLKRYQIETTDTPAILGQLSYIIGKAGGQIFELSQEKTLNNISAKKTSINAVIETRNTQHAYDVFQALVNGGFSAQMLEE, encoded by the coding sequence ATGGCTTGTAAAACATCTGGACTCAGCGGATTTGATGATTTTTCAAACGTTACCGCACAGAATATTTTATCTGTCATAACAAAGGATAAAATCTGCGAGGCTTCTGACCTTATTGGCCGGTCCGTTAACCGCACGCCCCTTTTAGAAACCCCCTGGTTAAGTCAAAAAATTCAAGGCACCGTTCATCTTAAGCTAGAGAACATGCAGGTCGCCGGCTCTTGTAAAGCACGTGGAGTCTATCTGAAACTGCTTAGCCTTACTGCAGAACAAAAAGAGCGCGGCGTCATTACCATATCGACTGGTAATCATGCTTTGGGCGTTGCCCACCAAGCTCAGCTTATGGGCATTAAAACAACCATCGTAATGCCCGAAAATACTCCTTTTTCTAAGGTTGAAAGCCTTCGTCAGTATGGCGTCTCAGTTATTTTGCAGGGCAAACATATGCCTCAATCGCGGGACTTCGCGATGCAACTTATTAAGACACACGGCTATACCATGATCCACCCATTCGATGACCCCTATATCATCACGGGCCAGGGCACAGTGGGCTTGGAAGTCATGCAACAAGCTTCTAACCTGGATACATTGATTGTTCCAGTGGGCGGAGGGGCGTTTGCAGCAGGCATTTGTATTGCCGCTAAAGCCATCAATCCACAAATTCATATTATTGGTGTTCAGTCAGAATTCTGCCCAGCCACGGCTGAAATTTTATTTCCAAACTCGATGCCGACCGAGCGTTGTTTTGCAACAAAAAGCCTGGCTGAAAGCATGAATGTTCAGTTCCCTGGCGAGCTGGCCTTATCTGTTCTGGCAGAACATTTAGACGATTGTATTGTTATACCCGAAAAATATATTGAGCTGGCGGTTGGATCGTTGATTGACCGCAGCAAAATTGTGGCCGAAGGGGCTGGGGCTTTGGGTGTTGCCTGCTTGTTGTATGCTCCCGAATTATTTCATCACAAACGCGTTGGCGCATTTATAAGCGGTGGCAATATTGATGCAAAAGATTTAGCCACAGTTTTGTCCAAAAGTCATAAAGATAAAGGGTGTTTAAAACGGTATCAAATTGAAACCACAGATACACCAGCCATCCTAGGACAGCTTTCTTATATTATTGGAAAGGCGGGTGGACAAATTTTTGAATTAAGCCAAGAAAAAACTTTAAACAACATCTCTGCAAAAAAAACTTCGATTAATGCCGTTATTGAAACACGCAATACACAACATGCCTATGACGTTTTTCAAGCTTTGGTTAATGGTGGGTTTTCAGCGCAAATGCTAGAAGAATAA
- a CDS encoding CTP synthase yields the protein MVTRYIFITGGVTSSLGKGLASAALGALLQARGYSVLLRKLDPYLNIDPGTLSPYEHGEVFVTDDGTEADLDLGHYERFTGVSARSSDYVTTGKIYSTVLSRERRGDYLGATVQVIPHITDEIKSFIMRDTENADFVLCEIGGTVGDIEGLPYLEAIRQLRNDLGRERTLFVHLTLLPYIATAGELKTKPTQHSVKELLSVGIQADILLCRSDRPIPQEAKRKLAQFCNLASDNVIAALDASNIYEVPLQYHAEGLDRQVCHHFCLDESASDLAQWQGIQTQLGAANKSLKIGIVGKYTQLLDAYKSLIEALNHAAIPLGLKLDLVWIDSQDLDQLHQKLKDVKAILVPGGFGERGIEGKLEAIRFARENKVPFLGICFGMQLAVIEACRNQLGLAQASSTEFGPTAEPVVGLMREWQSEAGIQTRTESSDLGGTMRVGSYPCRLMPHSLVHTVYNADLIQERHRHRYEVNTHYIERLAEAGLKCSGLSPDGVLPEIVERADHPWFIGVQFHPELKSRLFEPHPLFSAFIKAAMA from the coding sequence ATGGTCACCCGTTATATCTTTATAACTGGCGGTGTTACGTCTTCATTGGGGAAGGGCTTGGCCTCTGCAGCTTTGGGGGCTTTACTGCAGGCACGTGGTTACTCTGTCTTGCTGCGCAAACTTGACCCCTACCTGAACATTGACCCAGGGACATTAAGCCCATACGAGCACGGCGAAGTTTTTGTAACCGATGACGGGACAGAGGCTGATCTTGACCTTGGTCATTATGAGCGATTTACCGGCGTTTCAGCCCGATCCAGTGATTATGTCACAACTGGTAAAATCTATTCAACGGTCCTAAGCAGAGAGCGTCGCGGTGACTATTTAGGCGCCACGGTCCAAGTCATTCCCCACATTACAGATGAAATTAAAAGTTTCATCATGCGGGATACGGAGAATGCTGATTTTGTTTTATGTGAAATTGGCGGAACTGTTGGTGATATAGAGGGTTTGCCTTATCTGGAAGCCATTCGTCAATTGCGCAATGATTTGGGGCGAGAACGCACGTTATTTGTGCATCTTACGCTTTTACCCTATATAGCCACGGCCGGAGAATTAAAAACAAAACCAACGCAACATTCTGTCAAGGAGTTGTTGAGCGTGGGTATTCAAGCCGACATTTTACTGTGCCGAAGTGATCGCCCTATTCCTCAAGAAGCCAAACGCAAACTGGCCCAATTTTGCAACCTAGCCAGCGATAATGTCATCGCCGCGTTGGATGCCTCTAACATTTATGAAGTTCCTTTGCAGTATCATGCGGAAGGCCTTGATCGCCAAGTTTGTCATCATTTTTGCCTTGATGAGTCAGCTAGTGATTTGGCACAGTGGCAAGGTATTCAAACCCAGCTAGGTGCTGCCAACAAAAGCCTTAAGATAGGCATTGTTGGAAAGTATACACAGCTGCTAGATGCCTATAAATCCTTAATCGAGGCCCTAAACCATGCAGCCATCCCTCTGGGATTAAAGCTTGATTTGGTTTGGATTGATTCCCAAGATTTAGATCAGCTGCATCAAAAACTAAAAGACGTGAAAGCTATTTTGGTTCCCGGTGGTTTTGGTGAACGAGGCATCGAAGGAAAGCTAGAGGCTATACGATTTGCCCGCGAAAATAAGGTTCCATTTTTGGGGATTTGTTTCGGGATGCAATTGGCGGTGATAGAGGCCTGTCGGAATCAGCTGGGATTAGCCCAAGCCTCCAGCACTGAATTTGGCCCGACAGCAGAGCCTGTCGTTGGCTTAATGCGAGAATGGCAATCAGAGGCAGGGATACAGACTCGAACGGAGAGCAGTGATTTAGGCGGCACAATGCGGGTAGGATCTTATCCTTGCCGTTTAATGCCCCACTCTTTGGTTCATACAGTTTATAATGCTGACCTGATCCAGGAGCGCCATCGTCATCGGTATGAGGTTAACACGCATTACATTGAGCGTTTGGCTGAGGCTGGTTTGAAGTGTTCTGGGTTGTCACCGGATGGTGTATTGCCAGAAATTGTTGAACGTGCTGACCATCCTTGGTTTATTGGGGTTCAGTTCCATCCTGAATTGAAATCTCGTTTATTTGAACCTCACCCTTTGTTTTCAGCCTTTATAAAAGCGGCCATGGCATAA
- the secG gene encoding preprotein translocase subunit SecG, giving the protein MNLLLTIHILITISLIGVILLQRSEGGGGLLGGSGSGAGNSMFTARGAANLLTRITAVLAVLFIGNCILMTIITSSQLRQASSLLDTKQSENPKT; this is encoded by the coding sequence ATGAACCTACTTTTGACAATTCATATTTTGATAACAATTTCCCTGATCGGCGTAATTTTACTACAACGAAGCGAGGGCGGGGGTGGGCTTTTGGGCGGCAGTGGAAGTGGTGCTGGAAACAGTATGTTCACAGCCCGTGGAGCTGCAAACCTTTTGACGCGGATCACCGCTGTGTTGGCTGTATTGTTTATTGGAAATTGTATTTTGATGACAATCATTACCAGCTCTCAGTTGCGTCAAGCTTCATCTTTGCTAGATACTAAACAATCTGAAAATCCAAAAACCTAA
- the infC gene encoding translation initiation factor IF-3, protein MPTDSFSSREAPKHDGPRINEEITVPQVRLVDEDGEMVGVVTRSEALQRASEIGLDLVELSPNAEPPVCKILNYGKFKYEQQKKKAEAKKKQKIIEVKEVQMRPMIDDGDLSTKCRAIQRFLEEGNKVKILMRFRGRELSHQEIGLEILLKLKQDFEEIAKTENVPKLEGRQMVMIMAPNK, encoded by the coding sequence TTGCCCACAGACTCCTTTAGTTCGCGCGAGGCCCCCAAACATGATGGCCCAAGAATCAATGAAGAAATTACTGTTCCTCAAGTTAGGCTTGTTGATGAAGATGGTGAAATGGTGGGTGTCGTTACGCGTAGCGAGGCCTTACAAAGAGCTTCAGAAATTGGTTTAGACTTGGTTGAGCTTTCTCCTAATGCTGAACCGCCTGTATGTAAAATTCTCAATTACGGGAAGTTCAAATACGAACAGCAAAAGAAAAAAGCCGAAGCCAAAAAGAAACAGAAAATCATAGAAGTTAAAGAAGTGCAAATGCGACCGATGATTGACGACGGGGATTTGTCTACCAAGTGCCGGGCCATTCAACGTTTCTTGGAAGAAGGGAACAAGGTTAAGATCCTTATGCGTTTTCGCGGGCGAGAGTTGAGCCACCAAGAAATCGGGTTGGAAATTTTGCTTAAGTTAAAGCAAGACTTTGAAGAAATTGCTAAGACTGAAAATGTACCAAAACTAGAAGGTCGCCAGATGGTTATGATTATGGCCCCTAATAAATAA
- the fdxA gene encoding ferredoxin FdxA: MTYAVTEACIRCKYMDCVTVCPVDCFYEGENMLVINPDECIDCGVCEPECPAEAIIPDSNPGAEKWVEINRQYAGLWPNITIKVEPPSDADQWLKVADKFQNEFSPKPSLGKSN; encoded by the coding sequence ATGACCTACGCCGTAACAGAGGCCTGCATTCGTTGCAAATATATGGATTGCGTTACGGTTTGCCCCGTGGACTGTTTCTATGAGGGCGAAAATATGTTGGTCATTAATCCGGATGAATGCATTGATTGTGGTGTTTGCGAACCCGAGTGTCCAGCCGAAGCCATCATCCCAGACAGCAATCCAGGGGCCGAAAAGTGGGTGGAAATTAATCGTCAATATGCAGGATTGTGGCCCAATATTACGATCAAAGTGGAACCTCCAAGCGATGCAGATCAGTGGCTGAAGGTTGCCGATAAATTTCAAAATGAATTCAGTCCAAAACCCAGTCTAGGCAAAAGTAATTGA
- a CDS encoding CarD family transcriptional regulator produces MSDFKFTTGDFVVYPAHGVGKLVGSETHEISGHKLELLVINFDKERMTLRLPSHKAKAAGLRPLSSEDAMQSALHTLTVKTKQKRAMWSRRAQEYETKINSGDPKSIAEVVRELYRAQSDSDQSYSERQIYQAAMERLARELAAVESIEETAAVVKMEKILEAA; encoded by the coding sequence ATGTCAGATTTTAAATTTACAACCGGTGATTTTGTTGTTTACCCAGCGCATGGTGTGGGTAAATTGGTGGGAAGCGAGACTCATGAAATAAGTGGTCACAAGCTTGAACTATTAGTGATTAACTTTGACAAGGAAAGAATGACGTTACGGTTGCCGTCACATAAAGCAAAGGCCGCAGGACTTAGACCATTGAGCAGTGAAGATGCCATGCAGAGCGCTTTACATACATTAACTGTCAAAACCAAACAAAAAAGAGCTATGTGGAGCCGCCGCGCTCAGGAATACGAAACAAAAATTAATTCAGGTGACCCCAAGTCGATTGCTGAGGTGGTTCGGGAACTCTATAGGGCTCAAAGCGATTCCGATCAATCTTACAGCGAACGTCAAATTTACCAGGCGGCTATGGAACGATTGGCGCGCGAATTGGCGGCTGTCGAGTCCATTGAGGAAACAGCGGCTGTTGTAAAAATGGAGAAAATTCTGGAGGCTGCTTAG
- the truB gene encoding tRNA pseudouridine(55) synthase TruB, which translates to MTISGWLIIDKPLGLSSTQVGGKIPRSLKIKKLGHVGTLDPLATGVLVIALGEATKLIPYLPTTLKVYEFEVRWGASTDTDDAEGQIIQQCQVYPTLSAINNALPHFLGQIDQVPPIYSAIKIQGQPAYKAARKGETPLMKTRQVSIHDLRVVEMVDEQTTRFQVKCGGGTYVRSLARDIALHLGTYGHIHSLRRLQDGLFGIHDTISLEKILEMGHKSEEHSLIKPIEAVLDDIPAVLVSEDDAQRIRQGMDIQSDLKIGTRNEQPVALFYKDKLLAIAVLKEGRLHPRRVFNLTP; encoded by the coding sequence ATGACGATTAGTGGATGGCTCATCATCGACAAACCTTTGGGGCTAAGCTCAACCCAAGTTGGTGGGAAGATTCCTCGCAGCCTCAAAATTAAAAAACTGGGGCATGTCGGAACCCTTGATCCTTTAGCTACAGGCGTCTTGGTTATTGCATTAGGGGAGGCTACAAAACTGATCCCCTACCTACCAACCACCCTCAAGGTCTATGAATTCGAGGTGCGCTGGGGTGCTTCTACAGATACCGACGATGCCGAAGGACAAATCATTCAACAGTGTCAAGTTTACCCTACCCTTTCAGCTATTAATAATGCCCTGCCCCACTTTTTAGGACAAATCGACCAAGTCCCCCCTATTTACTCAGCCATTAAAATTCAAGGACAACCTGCTTATAAGGCCGCCCGCAAAGGCGAAACTCCGCTCATGAAAACGCGACAGGTTTCTATTCATGACCTGCGTGTTGTAGAAATGGTTGATGAACAGACAACACGTTTTCAGGTTAAATGCGGTGGTGGAACATATGTCCGATCGCTGGCCAGAGACATCGCCCTTCACCTTGGCACCTATGGTCATATTCACAGTTTGCGTCGTCTTCAAGATGGCCTATTTGGGATTCATGACACAATTTCGCTGGAAAAAATTCTAGAAATGGGCCATAAATCGGAAGAACATTCGTTAATAAAACCGATTGAGGCAGTTCTGGACGACATCCCGGCTGTCCTTGTATCGGAAGACGATGCTCAACGAATTCGTCAGGGCATGGACATTCAAAGCGACCTCAAGATAGGCACCAGGAACGAACAACCTGTTGCTCTTTTCTACAAGGACAAATTGCTAGCCATAGCCGTCCTCAAAGAAGGAAGATTGCATCCCCGACGCGTTTTCAATTTAACACCTTAA
- the rpsO gene encoding 30S ribosomal protein S15 produces MSITAERKTDLIKEFATHEGDTGSPEVQIAILSERIRNLSGHMSTHAKDFHSRRGLLIMVGARRRLLDYLKGKSVSRYQTVIQRLNIRR; encoded by the coding sequence ATGTCGATTACAGCAGAACGTAAAACTGACCTTATTAAAGAGTTTGCAACCCACGAGGGTGACACAGGATCACCAGAAGTTCAAATTGCCATTTTAAGCGAACGCATTCGCAATCTGTCAGGTCACATGTCAACCCACGCCAAAGATTTCCATTCTCGTCGCGGATTGTTGATCATGGTTGGTGCCAGAAGGCGCTTGTTAGATTACTTAAAAGGGAAAAGCGTTAGTCGTTACCAAACTGTCATTCAACGTTTAAATATTAGACGTTAA